A segment of the Pseudoalteromonas piscicida genome:
TGATGTTGTTCTTGTAGGTACAAAGATATCTAAGAATGACACTCAAATACTTAGAAGATTGAAAGATCTCGCTGGTAAAGGTGGTGCTGGCTTAGTATCTGGTGCTGATGAACGAGTACGAGTTTACGTCAAAAGTTGGTCCACAATTTTTAATGATTTTGATGTTACTCATAGCGCTTTATTAAGTAAGTTAAAAATTCAAAGGAGTAGATTAGAGTATCAGTCAAAAAATACTCTTGTGAATGAACTGCAAGTTCCTATTCCTGAGGAATCGTAATTTATCAGCGCTAGAATTCATCTGGGTCTATGTGCTAGCAATACTAGCTGAGAATTAATTTGACACTGAAAATCTGGTAACTGTCATATTAAGTCTGAGCTAGTACAATTTAAGGAAAGTGTTATTATTCTCTATACGCCATTTATCCTCTATTTTTCCTTCTCAGCTTCATTCAATGCTTTTCTCATCTCTGCTAAGTCTCCTTTGAGGTCATCCATTGACTCACCGTTATCCGCTTCCAACTGAGAGCGAAGTTTTTTGAGCTGCTTTATTCGCTCGTTCCTTTCAGCGTTTTCCGACGAGAGGAGGGCCTTATCATGCTGGTTGGGTGAATCAAACTCAGCCCAAGCCTTAGAGAAGTCACGATGAAACTCTTCCGAGCGGATTTGTTGTTGAACTTCATGTGTTTTTTGTTGGATAAGAACTTCCTGCCTACCAGTTAAGGCAAAGTAGATCACAATGGCTGTGATTGGGCAGGCAATGATGATGCCATACAGTACAGATTTCATTTTTAATTACCTCCTTTTATGCCTGGCTGAGACACTGTGAAGCTTGCCTCCGTGGAGTTGCTGAGATTGAATGCTTCCTCAGTTTGTAAGCGCTCGGACGTTCTCATTGAAAGATTACGGGACTTGGATGAGCGGTTGTCGGTGCTTGCATACTGAGCATTAGACGTTGATGCTTCTTTTGAGTTAGTTCTGGTAGTCGATAATGAAAAAAGTGTGTCGTGATTTAATGATGTCTCCAGCTCCCATGACTCTCCAAAGAGTGAGTTTCCTCGGCCAAAGATAGTGAACTCGCCAATTGATGCTGACAGATTTTTTGGAACAGCAGAAAAAGAGCCACAAGACCATTCGTATTTTCCTTCATACTTATACCCTCGTGTCGATGGCACTACGCAGTTCCTTCCAAATTGTCTATCTATTATCTTCAAGGCCTTTTCTGGCAAGTCATTACGTATGAGCTGTTTACTCATCGCCTTGGCAAGTGCCATTTTTATCTCGGACTTGTCACTTCCGTTGACCGAAATCCCGCTTGATATGTCATCTAGCGTTGCTTCTGCTACAAGCCCGTATGTCACCCAGCAGACGCCCTCTCTTTTCAGGTGCTCAGAAGGAACTCTTATGGATGAAGGCATGCCAGTGGTCGTCCAGTTGAAAGCTGCCTGCTGCAACTCAACTTGGCATTGTCCCAGTGTTTTTTCTTTGTTCCAGGCCATACAGGCCTGCACGCTTGTAACTAGGGGTTTGGGTTCTAGCTCTGGAAATTGTGGCGCTTGTGGGTTCGTAATGAGCGAACAATTTCTGATGAGGTTTGCTGTTTTCCCTCTTACAGATTTGCCTTTTTCGACATAGGCAAATAGCTCTAAGAGAATAGAAAGTGGTGCTGTTTTCACTGAAAGACGGTTAGCATTTTGATATTGCTGCCTAGATGAAGCTTCGCTTGCATTTCGAACTGACGTGGAAGTCGTGTCTCTTTTTTCCTCACCTTTTCTTGCTTCCTCTCCCTTTTGGCGTTGTAACTCCATGCTTGTCTCATCGTTCAACGTGGTTTCTTTTTGGGTGCGCTTTTCCTGTGAGGATTTTTGGCCAACAGTGGCGCTTTCTTGAGCAAGTGTAATGTTTGAGTATGCAATTAGTGTAAAGGCCAGCAAACTCAATGACTTTTTAATCATGTTGAAAAGCCTCCTTGAGCAAGGTGATTTGTGAGATGCTATTGATACTCGGCTCTACCAGCCATGCGTATCTGTACCTTTGAACGCTTTTACAGAGCGCAACTATGTACTGATCTGCGTCCTGAGGTTCTGAATGGATTTCCTCGTCTTCTTCTGCGGCCATAAAATCAGAAAAATCATCAAAGGCTGCTTTGCTTAGGTACTCAGCCAAATGAGTTGCATCGTCAGAACTCTTGCACAGCAAAACCTCCGGCCAGAGCAGGTCACCATCTGGCCCCCGATTGCCGGGCTGATCGGGGGGATCTAACCTGACGACCCAAACTTCTCTTAGCTCATGTGCTCCAGCTAGGTTGAGCAGTTCAATGCCATTTAACTTCATAAAAATAACTCCGTACTTAGTGGACGGAGCCATTATCCCGCTGATAACTACCGAGTTTGGCACGCCAAACTGCCCGATTTGGACAAATGTCTTGTCGGTATAGTCAGAAGGAAATTTCCAGATTTTGACCTGGGTTGGTGTTGCTGGTTGAATGTATATAAATGAATTTAAAAAGATATTTATGTTTCGTTACATGTCACGAATGTAAAGTGTGACATGTAACACCACTGCCAGTGACATATGTGGGAACGTTGCACGTTAAACCTTGGGCATATTGGTTTGCTGCACGATTAACCCCTTAAACCTATGGGATGGCTGCACGATAGGGACCGACCAAAGCCCAATTTGGGGCGTTTACTGAACAAAATGAAGGCCAAATCACTTGTATGCGGACTTTTTCGTTGGTCTGGGAGCGTATGTGGGGCCGTTGCACGGTTAACTAGAAGATATATGGGAACGTTGCACATCTGGCCTAAACTAAGCCGCTGGAACAAGCAGTGTCAGATTTAGCTTGTTCCATGAAGGATAACTTATTACTCCAGATGAATGAGAGGTGTAACTAGATCGGCTACCTTCTGGTGAGCAGCTTTCCGTTCTCCAAAGTACTCATACCGGTCATATATCCCGTCAACTCCTCCCTGCCGGTGATTGATGCACAACCGAGCGACGTGATTTGGTGTTCCTACTGATGCAGCTAGACTCCTGAATGTTCGCCGTAAGTCATGTACTGTAAAATGCTCTATGTCACACATCACGTTGGGTGGCTGAATCTTCCTCCCAGCTTCTCGTCCAAACAACTTTGAGATTGCGCTATTCAGGGTATCAGGTCCCATATGTAATAGATTGCTTCGGCGTCGGGCTGGAAAAACGTATTCAGAACCCATCGATCTTACTTTGAGCTCACTGAGCCATGTCATTGCTTGGCTTGGCAGAGGAATAGATATAGCGATGCTTGTCTTTACCCGCCACTCTGGGATATGCCAGACAGATTCCTCTAGGTCGAACTCTGACCAGGGAGCCTCACACAGTTCACTCTTCCTATTACCTAGTACCAAGAAGAGATAGCACAATAAATAGTTCTCTCTACCAAAACTGTTTAGATGACTACGAAATACTTTAAATATTTTCTCTATTTCATTTAGCTCTAATGCTCGCTTACGAGTTTTTTCGAGCCCTCCAGCATCGTTTATTGTGAACGGTGCAGCGGGATTATTGGCGGTTAGCTCAAGCTTTAATGCGTGCTTGAAAAGTTGCTTCATGTAACCAAGCGTGTCATTGGCAATGGTCAAACGGCCACTATCCCTAACTCTTTGAATTATCTCTCGAACATCCAGAGCTGTGACGTCCTGGATTTTAAACTCGCCGATGACCGGCTTAATCTCCTTCCGATATATTCGCGCTGGAATGTTGGGATGCTTTAGCCTTGGCTCTAAATCGTTTTTATACCAATCCTCAAATAAATCATCGACCGATATGATACCAGTCCACTTTTGACGCTGTTTTGCAATGAGGGGATCTACGCCTTGCCTTAAGTCACGTTTAAACACTTCGGCTTCTGATCTTGCATCGGCCAACGACATACCAGGGTACTGCCCCAGAGTCATTTGTTTACGTTTGCCATTTCCACTATATCGAAGGGCCCAATAGGGCGCTCCCGAGTCTGGAACGACAAAGTAGAGTCCTTTTCCGTCGGATTTCCTTGTCGGCTCTCCTGATTTTGCAAGTGATGCCACCTGCTTTGCGGTCATTGATGCCATTGTGCCTCCTAATACTCACCATTTGATGCAAGTATAGCGAGGCATTACTCACCAGTTAACTCACCACTTAGATGAAACAGATTGAAACGTAAAAGAACAGAGTGAAAATAAAAAGCCCTGCTAAATCAGGGCTTTGGTAATCATTGGAAAGCTTTGGAAAACAAGAGAAAATTATTCAATATTCTGGATCTGTTCGCGCATTTGCTCAATTAACACTCTAAGTTCAACGGCGGCGTTGGTGATATCGCTGTTGATTGACTTTGAGGCTAGGGTGTTAGATTCGCGGTTGAATTCTTGCATCATAAAGTCTAAACGACGGCCACAAGCGCCTCCTTTTTTGAGGATTTTGTGGGTTTCTTTGACGTGTGACTTGAGGCGGTCGAGTTCTTCTGCAACATCTTGCTTTTGCGCAAGGTAAATCAGCTCTTGCTCTAGGCGGCCTTCGTCGATGTCGGTTTTTAGTTCTTCTAATTTTTGTGAAAGTTTTTCACGTTGCCACTTAGTGACTTCAGGCATGTAGCCTTCAACGATGGCAACTTGCTCTAGAATACCTTCAAGACGAGTGGTGAGCATGGTTTCTAGGTTTTCGCCTTCACTTGCTCGTGCAGCTTTAAAGTCTTCTACAAGTTCATCAAAGCCACCTAACAGTTCGCTGTTTACGGTGTCTAAATCGACTTCTTCGGCTTCCATTACGCCTGGCCAGCGTAGAATATCTACAGGGTTAATATCACCGCCGCTTTGTGATTGTAGCCACTTTGCGCTTTCAACAAGTTGCTTTGCGAGCGATTCGTTGACGGTTAGTTGGCCAACGTGTGCAGGATTTGCGGTGAACTTTAGGAATACTTCAACTTTGCCGCGTTGTAAGTGTTTACGCAGGCGTTCACGTATTACTGGCTCTAAGCCTCTAAATTGTTCTGGTGCGCGGATAAAGGTTTCGAGGTAGCGTTGATTCACTGAACGAATTTCCCAAACCCCAGTGCCCCAGTCACCTTTCACTTCTTTGCGGGCGTAGGCGGTCATACTATGGATCATATAAAGTCCCTAAATTAGCTTGGTTTAACCGAAGCATTATAGCCGAATTTCCGCACAGCCCTAAAGTGAATTTTATTTTTAGTCGGATCGCGTGGCATAGTCTCTATGATCCCTTTATAATGTACGGCAAATTTTGATGATGGGGGAACGTGGATGCGTCCAAGCGAAAGAACTGCAAATCAGATCAGGCCGGTTACATTTACTCGTAACTATACAATGCACGCTGAAGGCTCAGTAATGGTAGAGTTTGGTAACACAAAAGTGTTATGTACGGCTTCTGTAGAAGCGGGTGTGCCACGCTTTATGAAAGGTCAAGGCAAGGGCTGGATCACCGCAGAATACGGTATGCTTCCGCGCTCTACACATACGCGCAACAACCGTGAAGCGGCGCGTGGCAAACAAGGTGGCCGCACCATGGAGATTCAACGCTTAATCGCACGCGCACTCCGTGCTGCAGTTGATTTAAAAGCGTTAGGTGAGAACACCATTACTATCGACTGTGATGTGATTCAAGCGGACGGTGGTACACGTACGGCGTCAATTAGCGGTGCTTGTGTGGCATTGGTAGATGCTCTAACGCACATGCGTGCCAAAGGCATGATCAATGTAAACCCGTTAAAGTTTATGATAGCGGCAATCTCGGTTGGGGTTTATAAAGGTCAGCCAATTACCGATCTTGAGTATCTTGAAGATTCAGAAGCTGAGACAGACATGAATGTGATCATGACTGAAACTGGCAAACTGATTGAAGTACAAGGGACAGCTGAAGGCGAACCGTTCTCGTTCGACGAGCTAGATGAGTTACTTGGTCTTGCGAAACACTCAATTCGTGAAATCATTGATCTACAAAAGCAAGCGTTAGCGTAATCAACACTCAGTAGGAAAAACATGAAACCGTATCAAAAAGAGTTTATTGAATTTGCCTTAGAAAAGCAGGTGCTTAAGTTTGGTGAGTTTACGTTAAAGTCTGGTCGTACTAGCCCTTATTTTTTCAATGCAGGCTTGTTTAACACAGGTCGTGATCTGGCGCGTTTAGGTCGTTTCTATGCTTCGGCATTGGAAGATGCTAGCATTGAGTTTGATGTGTTGTTTGGCCCAGCGTACAAAGGTATTCCTATTGCGACAACGACTGCCGTTGCACTTGCCGATCATCACAACAAAGATGTGCCTTATTGCTTTAATCGTAAAGAAAAGAAAGAGCACGGTGAAGGCGGTAACTTAGTAGGTTCGGCGCTTGAAGGTCGTATTATGCTTGTTGATGATGTGATCACCGCGGGTACTGCTATTCGTGAGTCGATGGAAATTATTGCTGCTAATGGTGCTGATCTTGCCGGTGTATTAATCGCATTAGATCGCCAAGAAAAAGGCAAAGCTGAGCTTTCTGCTATTCAGGAAGTTGAGCGCGACTTTAATACTCAAGTGGTGTCTATCGTGAAATTGGCTGATCTGATCACATACCTTGAGCAACAAGGCGGTATGGATGCGCACTTGGATGCAGTTAAAGCATACCGTGATAGCTACGGTGTAGCGTAAGGGTAAGACCTACGATTTTCTGCTGATGGCTAGTACCATGCTAGCCATCTATTTTATTCTCTCTCATCTCAGTTTTATTGTGTGTCTATACACAGCTCTTAATTCAAACTCACTATTGGTATATGGCGTAGCGCCCAATTAGCAAGCTCAACTCGGTTGCGTGAATTGGTTTTTTTAAATGCGCTGTAGATATGCGTTTTAACTGTATGACTACTGATGTTTAGTCTATCTGCAATATCTTCGTTTTTAGCACCAGCAGCAATAAGCTTGATCACAGACTTTTCTCTGCCGGTAAGCATATTTAACTCTTCATTACTTAAGATAATGTCGCTGTTAGGCAATGCTTGTGGCATCGCGGCAATCAGTTCGCTAAATGCCTCTGAGATGGCGCTGCGACAAAACCAAAGTTCGCCTTTGAGCACACTGCTTAATCCTTGAAATAACGTCTCTGGCGGAGCATTGTGATAGAGTATGCCTTTTACATTGCCAAGTAGCGCCGTTTTTTCATTAACGCTGTCTTCATTGGCATTAAAGAGCAGGACTTTATATTTAGCCGCCAATAGTTTTACTTCAGCACTAATGAGTTCGTTGCAATCTCGGTGCTCTGTATCTACCAAAAATAATGCGATTTGTTCACGCAGCGCAGGCTCTGGTAGTCGAGTATCAACTTTTACCGTATGTCCTAGCGTCTCTAGCACTTTGATAAGCACAGTATAATTGGTGGAACTGGTATTCGCTCGAGCATGAGTCAGAATAAAAAATGCTCGATCTTGCCATGCTAGCGAGTTGTTGGAATATTCCTTTGCAAACATAGAAGTATTAAATCCTTTTTTATTCCAGATTAAATTTAATATACATTTGTTTTACAAAAAATTTAAGTTATTTATTAGGCTCCAGCTAAAAAGCTGAGCCTAATACCATGCTTGGGTAAGCAAAGGTTGTTTACTTGTACAATGCACGCCATGCACAAGTACGATAGCCGTTCTTCTCAAAGAAGAAGCGATTACAGTTATCGTCATAGTTGGAGTTACCCACATCTATACGATAGCCGCTGATGTACCAGTTATGCAGCGAAATATGCCCACCGTTGTACAGCAGCGAAAAGTGAACGTGAGGACCGGTTGATTGGCCTCCTTGGCACAATGCTGTTGCTTTATCGTCCGCATAACGGCCAAGCCAAGCACCTGCAGAAATGACATCACCAGTGT
Coding sequences within it:
- the pyrE gene encoding orotate phosphoribosyltransferase: MKPYQKEFIEFALEKQVLKFGEFTLKSGRTSPYFFNAGLFNTGRDLARLGRFYASALEDASIEFDVLFGPAYKGIPIATTTAVALADHHNKDVPYCFNRKEKKEHGEGGNLVGSALEGRIMLVDDVITAGTAIRESMEIIAANGADLAGVLIALDRQEKGKAELSAIQEVERDFNTQVVSIVKLADLITYLEQQGGMDAHLDAVKAYRDSYGVA
- the rph gene encoding ribonuclease PH, which produces MRPSERTANQIRPVTFTRNYTMHAEGSVMVEFGNTKVLCTASVEAGVPRFMKGQGKGWITAEYGMLPRSTHTRNNREAARGKQGGRTMEIQRLIARALRAAVDLKALGENTITIDCDVIQADGGTRTASISGACVALVDALTHMRAKGMINVNPLKFMIAAISVGVYKGQPITDLEYLEDSEAETDMNVIMTETGKLIEVQGTAEGEPFSFDELDELLGLAKHSIREIIDLQKQALA
- a CDS encoding YicC/YloC family endoribonuclease, which translates into the protein MIHSMTAYARKEVKGDWGTGVWEIRSVNQRYLETFIRAPEQFRGLEPVIRERLRKHLQRGKVEVFLKFTANPAHVGQLTVNESLAKQLVESAKWLQSQSGGDINPVDILRWPGVMEAEEVDLDTVNSELLGGFDELVEDFKAARASEGENLETMLTTRLEGILEQVAIVEGYMPEVTKWQREKLSQKLEELKTDIDEGRLEQELIYLAQKQDVAEELDRLKSHVKETHKILKKGGACGRRLDFMMQEFNRESNTLASKSINSDITNAAVELRVLIEQMREQIQNIE
- a CDS encoding response regulator transcription factor produces the protein MFAKEYSNNSLAWQDRAFFILTHARANTSSTNYTVLIKVLETLGHTVKVDTRLPEPALREQIALFLVDTEHRDCNELISAEVKLLAAKYKVLLFNANEDSVNEKTALLGNVKGILYHNAPPETLFQGLSSVLKGELWFCRSAISEAFSELIAAMPQALPNSDIILSNEELNMLTGREKSVIKLIAAGAKNEDIADRLNISSHTVKTHIYSAFKKTNSRNRVELANWALRHIPIVSLN
- a CDS encoding tyrosine-type recombinase/integrase produces the protein MASMTAKQVASLAKSGEPTRKSDGKGLYFVVPDSGAPYWALRYSGNGKRKQMTLGQYPGMSLADARSEAEVFKRDLRQGVDPLIAKQRQKWTGIISVDDLFEDWYKNDLEPRLKHPNIPARIYRKEIKPVIGEFKIQDVTALDVREIIQRVRDSGRLTIANDTLGYMKQLFKHALKLELTANNPAAPFTINDAGGLEKTRKRALELNEIEKIFKVFRSHLNSFGRENYLLCYLFLVLGNRKSELCEAPWSEFDLEESVWHIPEWRVKTSIAISIPLPSQAMTWLSELKVRSMGSEYVFPARRRSNLLHMGPDTLNSAISKLFGREAGRKIQPPNVMCDIEHFTVHDLRRTFRSLAASVGTPNHVARLCINHRQGGVDGIYDRYEYFGERKAAHQKVADLVTPLIHLE